The following proteins are co-located in the Methanobacterium sp. genome:
- a CDS encoding DUF308 domain-containing protein, producing the protein MEKTGNAIILIVLGLIVLAFPLLGVIPFSVLTGVAVLFLGLGLLFMGAASMGESLVMGIIELILGFLALIFGLGFIFNPALFSFVAALFVFIAGIFLVIAGIVAIASKTTGSRWTGLVALILGIIYIIVAAFIKDPLYLGILIGLWLLITGIIMLFQKD; encoded by the coding sequence ATGGAAAAAACGGGAAACGCGATAATTCTCATAGTTTTAGGTTTAATAGTTTTAGCATTTCCACTTTTAGGAGTAATTCCATTTAGCGTGCTAACTGGTGTTGCAGTGCTATTTTTGGGTTTAGGTCTTCTATTTATGGGTGCAGCCTCAATGGGCGAAAGTCTAGTTATGGGCATTATAGAACTCATTTTAGGATTTTTAGCATTAATTTTTGGCCTAGGATTTATATTTAATCCTGCATTATTTAGTTTCGTGGCAGCTTTATTCGTGTTCATTGCAGGTATATTCCTGGTAATAGCAGGAATTGTTGCCATAGCATCTAAAACTACAGGAAGCAGGTGGACAGGACTAGTAGCTCTAATTTTAGGTATAATCTACATAATTGTAGCTGCATTCATTAAAGATCCGCTGTATTTAGGTATATTAATTGGATTATGGCTTTTAATAACTGGAATAATAATGTTATTCCAGAAAGATTAA
- a CDS encoding HNH endonuclease, producing the protein MDTDYLENYHLELKNRKHKILDELWELTQNHLDEYMGKITKSREELDILMAVENTDEFKSLLKDLSCVKNSLNELYTQFLDDNLDTDLKKDKIIALKEMWGEEITTEEITRAVNCSKGYARQFYLLDGKVIQKDSRNGISAKTKRYVLKRDQNSCVACGSLENLEIHHIIPVMGSTIKDQDEAQNLALLCKECHYLAHSGNYYRGLAYEDLESFWEWTQNTEKTKIWLILKDIHGVGLKITENIYKCFPSIEKLEKASIKGLTRVPLVNKGLAERIKLKLTK; encoded by the coding sequence ATGGATACAGACTATCTCGAAAATTATCACCTTGAACTTAAAAACAGGAAACATAAAATTCTGGATGAACTCTGGGAACTCACACAAAACCACCTGGATGAATACATGGGCAAAATTACAAAATCCAGGGAAGAACTAGACATTTTAATGGCTGTAGAAAACACAGATGAATTTAAAAGCCTTTTAAAAGATTTAAGCTGTGTAAAGAATAGTTTAAATGAATTATATACTCAATTTTTAGATGATAATCTTGATACAGATCTTAAAAAGGACAAAATTATCGCATTAAAGGAAATGTGGGGAGAAGAGATAACTACTGAAGAAATCACAAGGGCTGTAAACTGCAGCAAAGGATATGCAAGGCAGTTTTATCTTCTAGATGGGAAAGTGATCCAGAAAGACAGTAGAAACGGGATCAGTGCAAAAACAAAAAGATACGTCTTAAAAAGGGATCAAAATTCATGTGTAGCCTGTGGATCCCTTGAAAATCTTGAAATACACCATATTATTCCAGTAATGGGTTCTACAATTAAAGATCAGGATGAAGCCCAAAATTTAGCTTTGCTGTGTAAAGAATGCCACTACCTCGCCCACAGCGGCAATTATTACAGGGGTCTCGCCTATGAAGATCTGGAAAGTTTCTGGGAATGGACTCAAAACACTGAAAAAACAAAAATATGGCTTATTTTAAAGGATATTCATGGTGTCGGCCTTAAAATAACTGAAAACATCTATAAATGCTTTCCAAGTATAGAAAAGTTAGAAAAAGCAAGTATTAAAGGTTTGACCAGGGTTCCGCTTGTAAATAAAGGGTTGGCTGAGCGGATTAAATTAAAACTTACCAAATAA
- a CDS encoding TetR/AcrR family transcriptional regulator, giving the protein MKKSDTRDRIVEAATVLFQLKGYHATGLNEILRESNAPKGSLYYYFPDGKEQLALEAVNLTKEFVEKTIKERLAKIQDPAESIKNSIEEMADLIYTQKDEKLALRSTKKVSINLIALETAATSETLRKACESAFNVWQDAYTQKLIEGGFNREKAETLGLVIQSMVEGAIIMSLTKKSDKPFIEIAKQIPILLAQ; this is encoded by the coding sequence ATGAAAAAAAGTGATACAAGAGATAGAATAGTGGAAGCTGCAACAGTTCTTTTTCAGCTTAAAGGATATCATGCTACTGGATTAAATGAGATATTAAGGGAGAGTAATGCTCCTAAAGGCTCTTTATACTATTATTTTCCTGATGGAAAGGAACAACTGGCACTCGAAGCTGTAAATTTAACAAAAGAATTTGTTGAAAAAACAATAAAAGAACGGCTTGCAAAAATCCAGGATCCTGCAGAATCCATTAAAAATTCCATTGAAGAAATGGCAGATCTGATATATACTCAAAAAGATGAAAAATTAGCACTTAGAAGCACTAAAAAAGTTTCGATCAACCTTATTGCGCTGGAAACAGCTGCAACCAGCGAAACTTTAAGAAAAGCGTGCGAATCTGCTTTTAATGTATGGCAAGATGCTTATACTCAGAAGTTAATAGAAGGGGGTTTCAACAGGGAAAAAGCAGAAACCCTTGGACTGGTTATTCAGTCAATGGTGGAAGGGGCAATAATCATGTCTTTAACGAAAAAGAGTGATAAACCTTTCATTGAAATTGCAAAGCAGATTCCCATTCTACTGGCTCAATAA
- a CDS encoding PRC-barrel domain-containing protein, with translation MKASKFIGMTVLDNDAKEAGKIAELEIKLKHCLVDKIWVATGSALNKKYFSVKEEDLDKIGDYVQLKLNGKEIDQKTKVNKLGELAETGSLFKDIVGKTVLTYDAMDVGKVGDMLIDPKGCLIHNVLISTGPAFRKKHLVVSDEDVHSFGDYVILKLSKEDVNKRITD, from the coding sequence ATGAAAGCCAGCAAATTTATAGGAATGACAGTTTTAGATAATGACGCTAAAGAAGCAGGTAAGATAGCTGAACTTGAAATAAAACTAAAACACTGCCTTGTAGATAAAATATGGGTGGCTACGGGATCCGCTTTAAATAAAAAATATTTTTCAGTTAAAGAGGAAGACCTGGACAAAATAGGAGACTATGTACAGCTAAAATTGAATGGAAAAGAGATTGATCAAAAAACTAAGGTTAATAAATTAGGCGAACTTGCAGAAACCGGCTCATTATTTAAGGATATTGTAGGAAAAACTGTCTTAACCTACGATGCTATGGATGTAGGTAAAGTAGGCGACATGCTCATCGACCCTAAAGGGTGCCTGATCCATAATGTGCTCATATCCACAGGACCCGCTTTCAGAAAAAAACATTTAGTAGTATCTGATGAAGATGTACACAGTTTTGGAGATTATGTTATACTGAAACTGAGTAAAGAAGATGTAAATAAAAGAATTACCGATTAA
- a CDS encoding MFS transporter produces MDSKQRNRILALLFVGVFMGALDIGIVGPVLPAVKSFFAVNDRAVSWIFTIYILFFMIGTPLMAKISDVYGRRNIYIIDIFLFAAGSVITAFSSSFEIMILGRAIQGFGAGGIFPVASAFIGDTFPPEKRGSALGIIGSVFGLSAIFGPILGGLLLNYGWQWLFIINIPIAAGIIAAGYFILPKTKRKWVSGFDWYGTLVLGILVASLAFGVNQIDSSNFTESLKSLYVWPFLLCSIALLPVLWRIEKGAEDPVIQINLLKNREVRLATGISIGSGLSQVAIIFLPSFAVISLSLSTSTASLMILPLVITMAISAPLVGKLLDKFGSKKVMFTGSFILIAGLFILSFFAYSFYIFILAGLILGVGLITIIGAPLRYIMLSESPEKYRASGQALININASAGQLVGGALVGGIIASKGGTYAGYEFAYIAVGIAAVIMLFLTVGLKGRLEQVKTMKMHSKS; encoded by the coding sequence ATGGACAGTAAACAGAGAAACAGAATTTTAGCCCTGCTTTTTGTGGGCGTCTTTATGGGTGCCCTTGATATTGGTATTGTAGGGCCAGTATTACCTGCTGTTAAATCATTTTTTGCTGTAAATGATAGGGCTGTTTCCTGGATATTTACTATTTATATCCTTTTTTTCATGATAGGGACGCCGCTTATGGCTAAAATATCTGATGTTTATGGTAGGAGAAATATATACATAATCGATATATTCCTGTTTGCTGCAGGTTCTGTAATCACTGCATTTTCATCTTCATTTGAAATAATGATTCTTGGAAGGGCTATCCAGGGTTTTGGAGCAGGGGGAATTTTTCCAGTTGCAAGTGCATTTATTGGGGACACTTTTCCTCCGGAAAAACGTGGCTCTGCACTTGGTATTATAGGCTCCGTATTTGGTTTGTCAGCGATTTTTGGACCAATACTTGGGGGTTTACTTCTTAACTATGGTTGGCAGTGGCTTTTTATAATAAATATACCTATAGCTGCAGGAATTATCGCTGCAGGATATTTCATATTGCCTAAAACTAAAAGAAAATGGGTTTCAGGCTTTGACTGGTATGGAACCCTTGTACTGGGAATTCTTGTTGCTTCACTTGCATTTGGGGTAAATCAGATAGACAGCAGTAATTTTACTGAAAGCCTTAAATCGCTTTATGTATGGCCATTTTTACTATGTTCTATTGCATTACTGCCTGTCTTATGGAGAATTGAGAAAGGTGCTGAAGACCCCGTAATTCAGATTAATTTATTAAAAAATAGGGAAGTTAGACTGGCTACAGGTATATCGATAGGCTCTGGTTTAAGCCAGGTGGCAATAATATTTCTCCCCTCATTTGCGGTAATTTCGTTATCTCTGTCCACTTCTACTGCTAGTTTAATGATTCTTCCTCTGGTGATTACCATGGCTATCAGTGCACCTTTAGTTGGTAAATTACTTGACAAATTTGGATCAAAAAAAGTGATGTTTACAGGCAGCTTTATATTAATTGCAGGCCTTTTTATTTTAAGCTTCTTTGCATATTCGTTCTATATTTTTATCTTAGCTGGCCTCATTTTGGGCGTGGGGTTAATTACAATTATTGGGGCTCCTTTGAGATACATCATGTTATCGGAAAGTCCAGAAAAATACAGGGCCTCAGGTCAGGCACTGATCAACATCAATGCCAGTGCTGGCCAGTTAGTTGGTGGTGCACTAGTGGGGGGTATAATTGCTTCTAAAGGGGGAACTTATGCAGGTTACGAATTTGCATATATTGCAGTTGGTATTGCTGCTGTTATAATGTTATTTTTAACTGTTGGCCTTAAAGGTCGTTTAGAGCAAGTTAAAACTATGAAAATGCATTCAAAAAGCTAA
- a CDS encoding heme-binding protein, producing MTETLAYDVESKEDNFEIRKYADYILAQVDIDASFDDAVRKGFVILAGYIFGGNLKRSKIAMTAPVVEEEMSEKIEMTAPVTTETVGASENIGMTTPVTEEKTEANFQRISFAMPSKYTMDTLPEPNDKRIHFKEFKGQKTAVLRFKGRVKEKLAEEKIEGLKKWLSKKQIKPRSRFMVAQYNHPAVPGFLRRNEIIVEI from the coding sequence ATGACTGAAACGCTGGCATATGATGTAGAGAGTAAAGAAGATAATTTTGAAATAAGAAAATATGCGGATTATATTTTAGCCCAGGTGGATATCGACGCATCATTTGATGATGCTGTACGTAAAGGATTCGTGATCCTTGCAGGTTACATTTTTGGGGGTAACCTGAAGCGTTCCAAGATTGCAATGACTGCACCTGTTGTGGAAGAGGAAATGAGCGAAAAAATAGAAATGACTGCTCCAGTAACTACTGAAACTGTTGGTGCTTCAGAGAATATAGGCATGACTACTCCAGTTACTGAGGAAAAAACAGAAGCTAATTTTCAACGTATATCTTTTGCAATGCCGTCAAAGTATACTATGGATACTTTACCTGAGCCCAATGATAAAAGAATTCATTTTAAAGAATTTAAAGGTCAAAAAACTGCGGTCTTAAGATTTAAAGGCAGGGTAAAAGAAAAACTTGCCGAAGAAAAGATTGAAGGACTAAAAAAATGGCTATCTAAAAAGCAAATTAAGCCTAGATCACGTTTTATGGTAGCTCAATATAACCATCCTGCAGTACCTGGATTTTTAAGGAGAAATGAGATAATAGTGGAGATTTAA
- a CDS encoding DHA2 family efflux MFS transporter permease subunit — MVLNTDEDYPQMGLNSNENKFSVNKNNTKKILFVLLLGGFMSMLSETALSIVFPHIMLQYNISAGTVQWLTTIYVLVSGIVFLISAFLIERFSTRKLFMYSMVFLIIGTIVSGISSNFPVLFTGRVIQAVGTGILVPLIFNTILILIPRQKQGLVMGLVSLVILSAPMFAPVFMGFLIGFMDWHWFFLLVLVFFIATSVLGISFLRNVTEVTRPKLDILSVILAAVGFGGIIMGFSALGDYGLSLNVMLPLIIGIVSLILFAARQLTMEHPLLDLHVFNYPFFTIGIIINVINVMVVFAIVIILPMYLQNGIGTTSFVASLVMLPGSILNCLLPLLAGHIYDRHGPRVIVSSGLAIMCISMIFLSNLSVSTTLAAVLIINCGLYIGSALLMSPNQTNTLGNLDSKHYASGSAIMTSLQQMGGAIGSSLFVSFMSFGQHSYLQNIINPDPAQQISALISGVNFSFLIGAIILAFVFVLSLFLKKEAHA; from the coding sequence ATGGTTTTAAATACAGATGAAGATTATCCACAAATGGGGTTAAATTCAAACGAAAATAAGTTTTCAGTTAACAAAAATAACACTAAAAAAATTTTATTTGTACTTTTACTTGGCGGATTCATGTCGATGTTAAGTGAAACCGCGTTGAGCATAGTATTTCCGCATATAATGTTACAGTATAATATTTCAGCAGGGACAGTACAGTGGTTGACCACTATTTATGTTCTTGTTTCGGGTATTGTATTTCTTATCAGCGCGTTTCTTATTGAGCGGTTTTCAACAAGAAAACTGTTCATGTATTCAATGGTATTTTTAATTATAGGAACGATTGTGTCAGGTATTTCATCAAATTTTCCGGTTTTATTTACTGGACGTGTAATCCAGGCAGTTGGAACAGGTATTCTTGTACCTCTAATATTTAACACAATACTAATATTAATACCCAGACAGAAGCAGGGATTGGTCATGGGACTTGTATCTCTTGTAATTCTTTCTGCACCAATGTTTGCACCAGTATTTATGGGCTTTCTTATAGGCTTTATGGACTGGCACTGGTTCTTTTTACTGGTTTTAGTCTTTTTCATAGCCACATCAGTTTTAGGCATTTCTTTTTTAAGGAATGTCACTGAAGTAACACGCCCAAAACTCGATATTTTATCTGTTATTCTGGCTGCTGTGGGATTTGGTGGAATTATAATGGGATTCAGTGCTTTAGGAGACTATGGATTAAGCTTGAATGTTATGCTGCCTCTAATTATAGGCATAGTTAGTCTTATATTATTTGCAGCACGTCAGTTAACCATGGAACACCCTTTACTGGACCTTCATGTTTTTAATTATCCCTTTTTCACCATAGGGATAATAATTAATGTAATTAATGTGATGGTCGTTTTTGCAATAGTGATTATACTTCCAATGTATCTGCAGAATGGAATTGGAACTACTTCTTTTGTTGCTAGTCTTGTAATGCTGCCTGGAAGTATTTTAAACTGTTTACTGCCTCTTCTTGCAGGCCATATATATGACAGGCATGGACCAAGGGTTATCGTTAGCTCAGGTCTCGCTATTATGTGCATTTCAATGATATTTTTATCGAACCTTTCTGTTTCAACCACCCTTGCTGCCGTGTTAATTATAAACTGCGGCTTGTATATAGGATCAGCCCTTTTAATGTCTCCAAACCAGACAAATACTCTGGGGAATTTGGATTCTAAACATTACGCTTCAGGTTCTGCCATAATGACTTCCCTGCAGCAGATGGGGGGTGCAATTGGTTCATCTCTATTTGTAAGCTTTATGTCATTTGGACAGCACAGCTACCTTCAAAATATCATTAATCCAGATCCAGCACAGCAGATATCTGCATTAATATCTGGTGTAAACTTTTCATTTTTAATAGGGGCAATAATACTTGCGTTTGTATTTGTGCTTTCCCTTTTTTTAAAGAAGGAAGCACATGCTTAA